One Nostoc punctiforme PCC 73102 DNA window includes the following coding sequences:
- a CDS encoding trifunctional serine/threonine-protein kinase/ATP-binding protein/sensor histidine kinase, whose translation MASTQVSMSGYHISEQLYNGSRTLVYRGYKKTDQQPVVIKLLKNPYPSFTELLSFCNQYTIAKNLNFPGIIQTYSLETYQNGYALVMEDFGGISLKQLGTVPTLMEFLPLAIALCNILDILIRHRIIHKDIKPANILINPETRDVKLIDFSIASLLPRETQTLKNPNVLEGTLAYLSPEQTGRMNRGIDYRSDFYSLGVTFYELLTGQLPFQSNDPMELVHCHIAKLPPPLEGRRQKAEGRRQEAQGRREEIPQVLCDIVMKLMAKNAENRYQSAFGLKYDLETCLHQLQQTGKIESFSIGQRDVSDRFIIPEKLYGREEEVKTLLEAFDRVTNHQTELMLVAGFSGIGKTAIINEVHKPIAEQRGYFIKGKFDQFNRNIPFSAFVQTFRDLVGQLLSENDTQLSAWKNKILAALGDNGQIIIEVIPELEQIIGQQLPAPNLSGTAAQNRFNLLFQKFIQVFTTKEHPLVIFLDDLQWADSASLKLMQLLMDDLEGGYLLLIGAYRDNEVFAAHPLMLTIEEIAKAKVTINIITLAPLSAASLNQLVTDTLSCSPEAAQILTQLVYQKTAGNPFFSTQFIKALHEDGLIQFDFARGNWQYDISEVKALALTDDVVEFMALQLQKLPTATQEVLKLAACIGNEFDLATLAIARGASSKNVSETSEAETATALWKALQEGLILPQTEVYKFYVGEESQTIAGQSSQAVTYKFLHDRVQQAAYFLIPEDEKQTTHLKLGQLLLNNISADERQEKIFQIVNQLNMGLELITQQNERNQLAQLNLVAGRKAKASTAYTAAVQYFMLGIELLAADSWQNQYLLMLALYEEAAEAEYLNTHFEQAITLTDLILQQTTHLLHRIKSYELKVQVYIAQDRQVQAIETGLKALEQLKISLRLPGVEQENYLQQLPELTSLANIPEMIDPESLAALRLLISITPPVHHVKPDMFPSVALTMLQLCLEQGHSSLAAYVYGIYGLFLCAVIKDVDTAYHSGQISLNLLKQYHAKEHSSKIYMLFGVFICACKEHGRNTLTFLQESMQCGLEVGDIEYTSYSIMAESAHLFLIGEPLDSVEKKQTQYIDLLLNFKQKHCVDYAKIWKQLTLNFLGQASDRFHLTGTDFNETEMLLHFHSTHNHQSLFATYVAKTVILYAFEKYEQAVICAEQATEFVDGAFGLLLVTGHNFYYSLSLLALCSACLEEADCNQSERWLNQVFTNQKLMRDWADNAPANYQHKYDLVEAETARVMGDTLKAMEYYDRAIAGAKENGYLNEEALSNELAAKFYLNWGGEKVAQAYIQEAYYCYSRWDAKAKIDDLETRYPQLLQHILQQKQFTFQPLETLAIPARTIHQPTQTSSSSSTSISEALDFATIFKASQSLSSEIQLDKLLISLLNAIMTNAGASKCVLILIQDNDLRVEAIAQLGQEPSVGPGLPIDRSFDIPLSLIYLVKRSLKSHVIADASTEATLVNDLYIRKQQPKSLLCNPIVHQGKLLGILYLENNLATEAFTPDRLEIVKLLSSQAAISLENANLYNTLEQKVSDRTQQLSQALEELKTTQDQLVESKKMAALGSLVAGVAHEVNTPVGTSITLVSTLIDKTTALMATVEQGKLKRSDLTNYLNIAKECGDIILTNLNNAAELVQSFKQVAVDQTNLEQRTIKVKVYLEETLFSLAPNLRQTLHTVTVTGDDTVTISSYPGALAQVVTNLVMNSLMHAYQPGEAGQMYFQVLQQGDRAIVQYSDDGCGIPEEHLSRIFEPFFTTARHRGGTGLGLHIVYNLVTQKLQGRINVQSEVEKGTLFIVTLPLEPQVTP comes from the coding sequence ATGGCTAGTACCCAAGTCAGTATGAGCGGATATCACATTAGCGAACAACTTTACAACGGTTCAAGAACCCTGGTTTATCGCGGATATAAAAAGACTGACCAACAGCCTGTAGTCATCAAGCTGCTGAAAAACCCTTATCCCAGCTTCACTGAACTGTTGTCGTTTTGCAATCAGTACACCATTGCCAAAAATCTTAACTTCCCTGGGATCATTCAAACCTACAGCTTGGAAACTTACCAGAATGGTTATGCATTGGTAATGGAAGACTTTGGGGGAATTTCTCTGAAGCAATTGGGAACTGTGCCAACTCTCATGGAATTTTTGCCCTTAGCGATCGCCCTGTGCAATATATTAGATATTCTCATTCGTCATCGCATTATTCACAAAGATATTAAACCTGCCAATATTCTCATTAATCCAGAAACTCGCGATGTCAAACTGATTGACTTTAGTATTGCATCTCTGCTGCCACGGGAAACCCAAACCCTAAAGAATCCCAATGTATTGGAAGGAACACTCGCTTATTTGTCGCCAGAACAAACCGGACGGATGAATCGCGGCATAGATTACCGGTCTGATTTCTATTCTCTAGGCGTAACTTTTTACGAGTTACTAACGGGACAATTACCGTTCCAATCAAACGATCCGATGGAGTTAGTACATTGCCATATTGCCAAACTACCGCCACCCCTAGAAGGCAGAAGGCAGAAGGCAGAAGGCAGAAGGCAGGAGGCACAAGGCAGAAGGGAGGAAATTCCCCAGGTACTCTGTGATATCGTTATGAAATTGATGGCGAAAAATGCCGAAAACCGCTATCAGAGTGCATTTGGGCTGAAATATGATTTAGAAACTTGTTTGCATCAACTCCAGCAAACGGGCAAAATTGAAAGTTTCTCGATTGGGCAACGAGATGTTAGCGATCGCTTCATTATCCCTGAAAAGCTCTACGGTCGGGAAGAAGAGGTGAAAACTTTGCTAGAAGCATTTGACCGCGTTACTAATCATCAAACGGAACTGATGTTAGTCGCAGGGTTTTCTGGTATTGGTAAAACGGCGATTATTAACGAAGTTCATAAGCCGATTGCCGAACAGCGGGGTTACTTCATCAAAGGCAAGTTTGATCAATTTAATCGTAATATTCCTTTTTCTGCCTTTGTACAGACGTTTCGAGATTTAGTAGGGCAATTGCTGAGTGAGAATGATACCCAATTATCAGCTTGGAAAAACAAAATTTTAGCAGCACTGGGTGATAATGGGCAAATCATTATTGAGGTGATTCCAGAACTAGAACAAATTATTGGTCAACAACTACCTGCGCCCAATTTATCTGGAACTGCGGCACAAAATCGCTTTAATTTACTATTTCAGAAGTTTATTCAAGTATTTACGACCAAAGAACATCCCCTAGTGATTTTCTTAGATGATTTGCAGTGGGCAGATTCAGCTTCTTTGAAGTTAATGCAGTTGCTGATGGATGATTTAGAGGGAGGATATTTATTATTAATTGGAGCTTACCGCGATAATGAGGTTTTTGCTGCTCATCCTTTGATGTTGACAATAGAAGAGATTGCTAAAGCCAAAGTCACAATTAACATTATTACACTAGCACCGTTGAGTGCAGCAAGTTTAAATCAACTAGTTACCGATACCCTCAGTTGTTCGCCAGAAGCCGCACAAATATTAACTCAACTGGTATATCAAAAGACCGCAGGTAATCCATTTTTTAGTACACAATTTATCAAAGCACTGCATGAAGATGGGCTGATCCAGTTTGATTTTGCTCGGGGAAATTGGCAGTATGACATTTCGGAAGTGAAAGCGTTAGCTCTCACGGATGATGTTGTTGAATTCATGGCATTGCAGTTGCAAAAGTTGCCAACAGCAACGCAGGAAGTCTTGAAATTAGCGGCGTGCATTGGTAACGAATTTGACTTAGCAACCTTAGCGATCGCGCGAGGTGCAAGCTCTAAGAATGTATCTGAAACGTCAGAAGCCGAAACCGCAACAGCCTTATGGAAAGCTTTACAAGAGGGGTTAATCTTACCTCAAACTGAAGTTTATAAGTTCTATGTGGGTGAGGAAAGTCAAACAATTGCAGGGCAAAGCTCACAAGCAGTTACTTATAAATTTTTGCATGATCGCGTCCAACAAGCGGCTTATTTTCTAATACCTGAAGATGAGAAACAGACTACTCACTTAAAACTTGGACAGTTACTGTTAAATAATATTTCTGCGGACGAGCGACAAGAGAAAATTTTTCAAATTGTTAATCAATTAAACATGGGGTTGGAGTTAATTACTCAACAGAACGAACGCAATCAACTAGCTCAGTTAAATCTAGTAGCTGGACGAAAAGCTAAGGCTTCCACTGCCTATACTGCTGCGGTTCAATATTTTATGCTAGGAATAGAACTGCTAGCAGCAGATAGCTGGCAAAATCAGTATCTTCTAATGCTGGCGCTGTATGAAGAAGCCGCAGAAGCAGAATACTTAAATACCCACTTTGAACAAGCTATAACTCTAACAGACCTGATATTGCAGCAAACCACGCATCTGTTGCACAGAATTAAAAGCTATGAGCTAAAAGTTCAAGTTTATATTGCCCAAGATCGGCAAGTTCAAGCTATTGAAACAGGGTTAAAAGCACTAGAACAGTTAAAAATTTCGTTGAGATTACCTGGTGTAGAGCAGGAAAATTATTTACAGCAACTACCAGAGTTGACAAGTTTAGCCAATATTCCAGAGATGATCGATCCTGAATCTCTGGCTGCACTCCGGTTGCTGATTAGCATTACTCCTCCTGTTCATCATGTCAAACCAGATATGTTTCCGTCAGTAGCGCTGACAATGCTCCAGCTTTGTCTTGAGCAGGGACATTCATCCTTGGCTGCTTATGTTTATGGAATTTATGGCTTATTTCTGTGTGCTGTAATCAAAGATGTAGATACAGCTTATCACTCAGGTCAAATATCTCTAAACCTCTTAAAGCAATATCATGCCAAAGAACACAGTTCCAAAATTTATATGCTCTTTGGTGTTTTTATCTGTGCTTGTAAGGAGCATGGTCGAAATACACTCACATTTTTACAAGAAAGTATGCAGTGTGGACTAGAGGTCGGAGACATCGAATACACTAGCTATTCAATAATGGCTGAGTCTGCACATTTATTCCTAATTGGAGAACCTCTAGATTCTGTTGAGAAAAAGCAAACACAATATATCGATCTACTTTTAAACTTTAAACAAAAGCATTGTGTTGATTATGCCAAGATTTGGAAGCAACTCACTTTAAACTTTCTTGGACAAGCCTCCGATCGGTTTCACCTAACTGGTACTGATTTTAATGAAACGGAAATGCTACTGCATTTTCATAGCACCCATAATCATCAGTCACTATTTGCAACCTATGTAGCCAAAACAGTTATCCTTTATGCCTTTGAAAAGTATGAACAGGCTGTAATCTGTGCAGAGCAGGCTACTGAGTTTGTAGATGGAGCCTTTGGTTTACTACTTGTTACTGGACATAACTTTTACTACTCTTTGTCCTTACTTGCATTATGTTCAGCTTGTCTAGAGGAGGCAGATTGTAACCAGTCGGAACGTTGGCTCAACCAGGTATTTACCAACCAAAAACTTATGCGCGACTGGGCTGATAATGCTCCTGCTAATTACCAGCACAAGTATGATTTAGTTGAGGCAGAGACAGCGCGGGTGATGGGAGATACGCTCAAAGCAATGGAGTATTACGATCGCGCCATTGCGGGTGCTAAAGAAAATGGCTACCTTAACGAAGAAGCACTGAGCAATGAGTTGGCAGCCAAATTCTACCTCAATTGGGGCGGAGAAAAGGTGGCTCAAGCCTACATCCAAGAAGCCTACTACTGCTACTCTCGTTGGGATGCCAAAGCTAAAATCGATGACTTGGAAACACGTTATCCGCAATTACTACAACATATTCTGCAACAAAAGCAATTCACTTTCCAGCCCTTAGAAACCCTCGCGATACCTGCCCGCACGATTCATCAACCGACGCAAACATCTAGCTCCAGCAGTACTTCTATCTCTGAAGCCTTGGATTTTGCCACTATCTTCAAAGCCTCCCAGAGCCTGTCTAGCGAGATTCAATTAGACAAATTGCTGATTAGCTTGCTCAATGCAATCATGACCAATGCTGGAGCTAGCAAATGTGTGCTGATCTTGATCCAGGATAATGACTTGCGAGTAGAAGCGATCGCTCAACTAGGACAAGAACCCAGCGTTGGGCCAGGATTGCCAATCGATCGGAGTTTTGATATTCCTCTCAGTCTGATTTACCTTGTCAAACGGAGTCTAAAATCCCATGTCATCGCTGATGCTAGTACAGAGGCGACTTTGGTAAATGATTTATACATCAGAAAGCAGCAGCCCAAAAGCCTACTATGTAATCCCATTGTGCATCAAGGTAAACTGCTGGGAATTTTGTATCTGGAAAATAACCTAGCTACAGAAGCGTTTACACCAGACCGTTTAGAAATTGTTAAGCTTCTATCATCCCAAGCTGCCATTTCGCTCGAAAATGCTAATCTCTACAATACTCTCGAACAGAAAGTTAGCGATCGCACTCAACAACTTTCTCAAGCTCTAGAAGAACTCAAAACTACTCAAGATCAGCTCGTAGAATCCAAAAAAATGGCTGCTTTAGGTAGCCTTGTCGCAGGGGTTGCTCATGAAGTCAACACCCCTGTTGGAACTAGCATCACATTGGTATCAACCCTGATTGATAAAACTACCGCTCTCATGGCGACAGTTGAGCAGGGGAAGCTGAAACGGTCTGATTTGACCAACTACCTAAACATTGCTAAAGAATGCGGAGACATTATTTTGACAAACCTTAATAATGCCGCAGAATTGGTGCAAAGTTTCAAACAGGTTGCTGTCGATCAAACCAACTTGGAGCAACGCACTATTAAGGTTAAAGTCTATCTGGAAGAAACACTTTTTAGTTTGGCACCAAATTTAAGACAAACACTACATACGGTGACTGTGACGGGTGATGATACTGTAACCATCAGCAGTTATCCAGGAGCATTGGCACAAGTTGTCACCAATTTGGTAATGAACTCCCTCATGCACGCATATCAGCCCGGAGAAGCTGGGCAGATGTACTTTCAGGTCTTGCAGCAAGGCGATCGGGCGATCGTTCAATACAGTGATGATGGCTGTGGTATCCCTGAAGAGCATCTAAGCCGCATTTTTGAACCTTTCTTCACCACCGCCAGACATCGCGGTGGAACAGGGTTAGGACTGCATATTGTCTATAATCTAGTCACCCAAAAATTGCAAGGAAGAATCAATGTGCAAAGCGAAGTGGAGAAGGGAACTCTATTTATAGTAACCCTTCCACTTGAACCACAGGTTACTCCATAA
- the psbA gene encoding photosystem II q(b) protein, which produces MTTTLQQRSSANVWDRFCEWITSTNNRIYIGWFGVVMIPTLLAATACFVIAFIAAPPVDIDGIREPVAGSLIYGNNIISGAVVPSSNAIGLHFYPIWEAASLDEWLYNGGPYQLVIFHFLIGVFCYLGREWELSYRLGMRPWIAIAYSAPVAAATAVFLVYPIGQGSFSDGMPLGISGTFNFMIVFQAEHNILMHPFHQLGVAGVFGGSLFSAMHGSLVTSSLVRETTETESLNYGYKFGQEEETYNIVAAHGYFGRLIFQYASFNNSRSLHFFLAAWPVIGIWFTALGVSTMAFNLNGFNFNQSIIDSEGRVIATWADVINRANLGMEVMHERNAHNFPLDLASAQSAPVALSAPAING; this is translated from the coding sequence ATGACAACAACCTTACAACAGCGCTCAAGCGCCAACGTATGGGATCGATTCTGTGAGTGGATCACCAGCACCAACAACCGCATCTACATCGGCTGGTTCGGCGTAGTCATGATCCCAACCCTGCTAGCCGCCACCGCTTGCTTCGTAATCGCCTTCATCGCTGCACCTCCCGTTGACATCGACGGTATCCGCGAACCAGTTGCAGGTTCCTTAATCTACGGAAACAACATCATCTCTGGTGCAGTAGTACCTTCCTCCAACGCCATCGGCTTGCACTTCTACCCAATTTGGGAAGCAGCATCCTTAGATGAGTGGTTGTACAACGGCGGTCCTTACCAATTGGTAATTTTCCACTTCTTGATTGGCGTATTCTGCTACTTAGGTCGTGAATGGGAACTATCCTACCGCTTAGGTATGCGTCCTTGGATTGCGATCGCATATTCTGCACCTGTTGCAGCAGCAACCGCAGTATTCTTGGTATACCCCATCGGACAAGGTTCTTTCTCTGATGGTATGCCTTTAGGTATCTCAGGAACATTCAACTTCATGATCGTGTTCCAAGCAGAACACAACATCTTGATGCACCCCTTCCACCAACTAGGTGTAGCTGGTGTATTCGGCGGAAGCTTGTTCTCTGCAATGCACGGATCTCTTGTAACATCTTCACTAGTTCGTGAAACCACCGAAACCGAGTCCCTTAACTACGGTTACAAATTCGGTCAAGAAGAAGAAACCTACAATATCGTTGCAGCTCACGGCTACTTCGGTCGTCTAATCTTCCAATACGCTTCCTTCAACAACAGCCGTTCACTGCACTTCTTCCTCGCAGCATGGCCTGTAATCGGCATCTGGTTCACCGCCTTGGGTGTAAGCACAATGGCGTTCAACTTGAACGGTTTCAACTTCAACCAATCAATCATTGACTCTGAAGGTCGTGTGATTGCAACTTGGGCGGATGTAATCAACCGCGCTAACCTCGGTATGGAAGTAATGCACGAGCGTAACGCTCACAACTTCCCTCTAGATTTGGCATCTGCACAATCTGCTCCTGTTGCTCTTTCTGCTCCTGCTATCAACGGTTAA
- a CDS encoding nucleoside deaminase, translated as MIPEYFMRLALAQAKEGDTPYGAVIVKDNEVVAVAHNTVSRDNDPSAHAEINVIRSLTAKLKNHFLEGYSIYTTCEPCPMCATACVWSGLSEIVYGASIQDLISINQSQINLSCEEVIAKSFRNIKVTKGILKNECLELFK; from the coding sequence ATGATTCCAGAATATTTTATGCGTTTAGCTTTGGCGCAAGCAAAAGAAGGAGATACGCCTTACGGTGCTGTGATTGTTAAAGATAATGAAGTTGTTGCCGTAGCTCATAATACTGTCAGCAGAGACAACGATCCATCAGCCCATGCTGAAATCAACGTTATTCGTAGTTTAACAGCTAAACTTAAAAACCATTTTTTAGAAGGTTATAGTATATATACAACTTGCGAACCTTGTCCAATGTGTGCAACTGCTTGTGTTTGGAGTGGTTTATCAGAAATTGTATATGGTGCTTCAATTCAAGACTTAATCTCGATAAATCAATCACAAATTAATTTATCTTGCGAAGAGGTAATCGCTAAATCATTTAGAAACATCAAAGTCACCAAAGGCATTTTAAAAAATGAATGTTTGGAGTTATTTAAATAA
- a CDS encoding ion transporter has product MLLSRQETEFYLKDLETPIGKAINLTLAALVLLSSGIFVAETYNIPDYVRFQLHLVDTAIVIIFAVEYLLRLWSAENKIQYVFSFYSIIDLMAILPFFLGMVDISFIRLLRWFRILRLIRFIDRKFLFATISTEDGMIFTRILFTLFAIVFIYSGLIYQVEHPVNPQNYGTFLDAFYFSVVTMTTVGFGDVIPISELGRLLTVLMIFTGIALIPWQVGDLIKQVVKTANQVEMVCSNCGLAFHDIDAGFCKRCGAKLPSHRVD; this is encoded by the coding sequence ATGTTATTGAGCAGACAAGAAACAGAATTCTACTTAAAAGACCTAGAAACACCAATAGGTAAGGCGATTAATTTAACACTTGCCGCTTTGGTACTACTATCATCAGGAATTTTTGTCGCAGAAACTTATAACATTCCTGATTATGTGCGATTTCAATTACATCTAGTCGATACTGCGATCGTCATCATATTCGCGGTGGAATATTTACTCCGTTTGTGGAGTGCAGAAAACAAAATTCAGTATGTTTTTAGCTTTTATTCGATTATTGACTTAATGGCAATTTTGCCATTCTTTCTAGGGATGGTGGATATTAGCTTTATCCGACTACTGCGATGGTTTCGGATTTTACGATTAATCAGGTTTATAGATAGAAAGTTTTTATTCGCTACTATCAGCACCGAAGATGGCATGATCTTTACGCGAATATTATTTACATTATTTGCAATTGTTTTTATTTATTCTGGCTTAATATATCAAGTAGAGCATCCGGTTAATCCTCAAAATTACGGTACATTTTTGGATGCATTCTATTTCTCTGTTGTCACAATGACAACTGTGGGATTTGGCGATGTTATTCCAATTTCTGAATTAGGACGTTTGCTAACGGTATTGATGATTTTTACAGGAATTGCACTGATTCCCTGGCAAGTGGGGGATTTAATTAAGCAAGTTGTGAAAACTGCTAATCAGGTAGAAATGGTTTGTTCCAACTGTGGATTGGCTTTCCATGACATAGATGCTGGGTTTTGTAAAAGGTGCGGGGCCAAGTTACCTAGTCACAGGGTTGATTGA